In the bacterium genome, one interval contains:
- the ybeY gene encoding rRNA maturation RNase YbeY, with translation MLKVSILNKINKKFKANWIKQIVKTALKYEGISNGEVSIVLGDDELLQRLNKEYRRIDKPTDVLAFGYGKINGSINFLDRLLLGEIIISLDAVLRQAKEYKHSFEKELTILLIHGILHILGYDHSPQNLPEEPMVVRMEEILKLVTANG, from the coding sequence ATGTTAAAGGTGTCAATTCTCAACAAGATAAACAAGAAGTTCAAGGCAAATTGGATTAAACAGATAGTTAAAACTGCCCTGAAATATGAAGGCATCTCAAATGGCGAGGTAAGTATTGTCTTAGGAGATGATGAACTGCTTCAAAGGTTAAATAAAGAATACCGCCGGATAGATAAACCAACAGATGTTTTAGCCTTTGGCTATGGAAAAATTAATGGAAGCATCAACTTTTTGGATAGGCTCTTATTAGGTGAAATTATTATCTCTCTGGATGCCGTTTTGCGCCAGGCAAAGGAATATAAACATAGTTTTGAAAAAGAACTGACTATCCTTTTAATTCATGGGATATTGCATATTTTAGGCTATGACCATAGCCCGCAGAATTTACCAGAAGAACCAATGGTTGTGAGAATGGAAGAAATACTTAAATTGGTTACAGCAAACGGATAA
- a CDS encoding HDIG domain-containing metalloprotein produces MRRKGHKIFEQERVSKYIPLLKSVFLGKKTGRTLLIILILGILSLLITPNLIITPYPKETEVSPNLIKAPYDFLYENTFMTKVARESAVAKVNPVYNLDLKVIPSVLPKIKNLFEETRKIKEEKKFELEKTCLKFREKFPNINLSDKNLKAILNYPELSEIEEDITLLLKTWLTYGITNIPKDKLSKDTIIGIRLRILATDGTSEKLVETTENFFFLNDLPESSPLYPKRISSSKVQDGVFELAKNYLVLNLKFNEKETKKASKEAIKGVKPIRCKVSKGEKIVGEGEKVDRDAAMKLAELSKHRSAAITTRNLGFILLIYILIILSFIYLYKYQSQLLIRNKNLSLIGLIIITAIALAKVISTTNLPFHLMPMSAFAILLSVLLNQEIAIFVTVILNICVGLLVGERMEFVLLFVAGSLAAVYTTSQLKLRGDLIRAGVAAAIAQGVIIVSYSLFRQESFGLLQQNLLLGSLANGIIATIIAMGSLLYLERIFNIATNFTLFELSDLNAPLLKNLLLKAPGTYHHSLLVGNIAESGANAIGANYLLTRVASYYHDIGKMIRPEYFIENQTEFERNRHEVLRSTLSASVLRSHIKDGVEVAKRNRLPHEIIEIIQQHHGSSVMAYFYHQAREKETTEEQEFKETEFSYLGPKPQSKEAAIVMLADSCEAASRTLIKPTTSRIEKLVKKIIDDRFISGELDECDLTLKDLNKISQAFTRVLITLFHARVEYPEKEQQPSPLFTEQTQDVKGVNSQQDKQEVQGKLD; encoded by the coding sequence ATGCGAAGAAAGGGACATAAAATATTTGAACAAGAAAGGGTTTCAAAATATATTCCCCTGTTAAAATCAGTTTTTTTAGGTAAAAAAACAGGCAGGACTCTATTAATCATATTGATATTGGGCATTTTATCGCTACTTATCACCCCTAATTTAATTATCACCCCCTACCCTAAAGAAACAGAAGTCAGTCCAAATCTTATTAAAGCCCCTTATGACTTTTTATATGAGAATACCTTTATGACTAAAGTGGCAAGGGAATCCGCTGTGGCTAAGGTTAATCCTGTTTATAACTTAGACCTGAAAGTTATCCCATCTGTCCTTCCAAAAATAAAGAATTTATTTGAAGAAACAAGAAAAATAAAGGAGGAAAAAAAGTTTGAATTAGAAAAAACCTGCTTAAAATTTAGAGAAAAATTCCCAAATATCAATCTTTCAGATAAAAATTTAAAGGCTATTCTAAATTACCCAGAACTTTCTGAAATAGAAGAAGATATAACTTTACTATTAAAAACCTGGCTAACCTATGGAATAACCAATATCCCGAAAGATAAATTATCAAAAGACACTATTATTGGAATCAGATTAAGAATTCTTGCCACAGATGGAACATCAGAAAAATTAGTTGAGACAACGGAAAACTTCTTTTTCCTGAATGATTTACCTGAATCTTCACCACTATATCCAAAGAGAATATCTTCTTCTAAAGTTCAAGATGGGGTATTTGAATTGGCTAAAAATTATCTTGTGCTAAATTTAAAATTTAATGAAAAAGAGACGAAAAAAGCCTCTAAAGAGGCAATTAAAGGCGTGAAACCTATCCGGTGCAAGGTAAGTAAAGGGGAGAAGATTGTTGGCGAAGGAGAGAAAGTAGATAGGGATGCGGCGATGAAATTAGCCGAATTGTCCAAACACCGCAGTGCGGCGATAACAACAAGGAATTTAGGATTTATCTTATTGATATACATATTGATAATCTTATCGTTTATCTACCTTTATAAATATCAATCCCAACTTTTAATCCGTAATAAAAACTTAAGCCTGATTGGATTAATAATTATCACGGCAATAGCCCTGGCTAAGGTTATTTCAACAACTAATCTACCTTTTCACCTTATGCCAATGAGTGCCTTTGCCATTCTTTTATCTGTTTTACTTAATCAGGAAATAGCGATATTTGTCACCGTCATTTTAAATATCTGCGTGGGTCTTTTAGTCGGTGAGCGGATGGAATTTGTCTTGCTTTTTGTTGCTGGTAGTTTAGCCGCTGTCTATACAACATCACAATTAAAGTTAAGGGGTGACCTTATTCGAGCTGGCGTGGCCGCCGCAATTGCTCAGGGTGTAATCATTGTTAGTTATAGCCTGTTTCGGCAGGAGTCATTTGGACTACTCCAGCAAAATCTTCTTTTGGGTAGTTTAGCTAATGGAATTATCGCCACTATTATTGCTATGGGGTCACTATTATATTTAGAGCGTATTTTTAATATTGCCACTAATTTTACCTTATTTGAACTCTCAGACTTAAATGCCCCACTTCTAAAAAATTTACTATTGAAAGCCCCGGGAACTTATCACCACAGCCTTTTAGTCGGAAATATAGCTGAATCTGGAGCAAATGCTATTGGCGCTAACTATTTATTAACCCGAGTCGCATCTTACTACCACGATATTGGTAAAATGATTAGACCAGAGTATTTTATAGAAAACCAGACAGAATTCGAACGAAATCGCCATGAAGTCCTGCGTTCGACACTCTCTGCCTCAGTCCTGCGTTCCCATATCAAAGACGGTGTTGAAGTGGCTAAACGAAATCGTCTGCCGCACGAAATTATCGAAATTATTCAACAACATCATGGTTCATCGGTTATGGCTTATTTTTATCATCAGGCAAGGGAAAAAGAGACAACCGAAGAACAAGAATTTAAGGAGACAGAATTCTCATATTTAGGTCCAAAACCTCAAAGTAAAGAAGCGGCAATTGTGATGTTGGCTGATTCCTGCGAAGCCGCTTCCAGAACTTTGATAAAACCAACAACATCCCGAATTGAAAAATTGGTTAAAAAAATCATTGATGATAGATTTATTAGTGGCGAATTGGATGAATGTGACTTGACTTTAAAAGACTTAAATAAGATTAGCCAGGCATTCACCAGGGTTCTAATCACCTTGTTTCATGCCAGAGTAGAATATCCAGAAAAGGAACAACAACCATCTCCACTATTTACGGAGCAAACTCAAGATGTTAAAGGTGTCAATTCTCAACAAGATAAACAAGAAGTTCAAGGCAAATTGGATTAA
- a CDS encoding PhoH family protein, producing MEEKIIFANDEEVVNILGRNDENLRLIREEFPTTKIISRGNELIIKGENKDVHSIKKLLEDLLSIFHSGHVVRTPEIKYSLKMLSQSKNIDLVSVFQEAIYVSERGKPIRPKTLGQRRYIEAIQQYDIVFGIGPAGTGKTYLAVAMAVSSLLKKEVARIILTRPAIEAGERLGFLPGDMLDKVDPYLRPLYDAIFDMIGIEKFHYLLNEGVIEVAPLAFMRGRTLNDSFVILDEAQNTTHEQMKMFLTRLGFDSKAVITGDITQIDLPSTSISGLVEIQTILSAIEGISFVYFDKTDVVRHRLVSDIIKAYEEFEDAKKGT from the coding sequence ATGGAAGAAAAAATTATCTTTGCCAATGATGAAGAAGTAGTGAACATCTTAGGTAGAAATGATGAGAATTTACGCCTCATTCGGGAGGAATTTCCAACAACTAAAATCATCTCAAGAGGCAATGAATTAATCATTAAAGGAGAAAATAAAGATGTTCATTCAATAAAGAAACTATTGGAAGATCTGTTATCAATCTTTCACTCAGGCCATGTTGTCCGCACACCTGAGATAAAATATTCATTAAAAATGCTCAGCCAGAGTAAAAATATAGACCTTGTCTCTGTTTTTCAGGAGGCAATATATGTCTCTGAACGAGGAAAGCCAATTAGACCAAAAACATTGGGACAAAGAAGGTATATCGAGGCAATTCAACAATATGATATTGTTTTTGGCATAGGTCCTGCGGGCACGGGTAAAACATATTTAGCCGTGGCGATGGCGGTCTCAAGTTTGTTAAAAAAAGAGGTGGCAAGAATTATCCTGACTCGACCAGCAATTGAGGCTGGAGAAAGATTAGGATTTCTACCCGGGGATATGCTGGATAAAGTTGACCCATACTTAAGACCTTTGTATGATGCCATTTTTGATATGATTGGGATAGAGAAATTCCATTATTTATTAAATGAAGGGGTGATTGAAGTCGCACCATTAGCCTTTATGCGAGGACGGACTCTTAATGACTCATTCGTGATTTTAGATGAGGCACAAAATACAACACATGAGCAAATGAAGATGTTTTTGACAAGATTAGGTTTTGACTCTAAGGCAGTGATTACCGGAGATATTACCCAGATAGACCTGCCGTCAACTTCAATCTCCGGCTTAGTTGAAATCCAAACTATTTTGTCCGCAATTGAGGGAATTAGTTTTGTTTATTTTGATAAAACTGATGTTGTCAGACATCGCCTTGTCTCGGATATAATTAAAGCCTATGAGGAGTTTGAAGATGCGAAGAAAGGGACATAA